Proteins found in one uncultured Desulfuromonas sp. genomic segment:
- a CDS encoding DNA-3-methyladenine glycosylase I, translating into MISSCDDPRCSWCLGNADYIAYHDNQWGVPLHDDRELFEMLTLEGAQAGLSWLTILKKRPHYREAFAYFDIATVAAYTDSDIARLMANPGIVRNRLKITSTIRNARGVLRLIDEFGSFDRYLWSFVNGQPIINHWQNLDEVPAQTSESQAMSRDLKKRGFNFVGPTICYALMQSIGMVNDHLVSCPRHAQLSAPGITP; encoded by the coding sequence ATGATCTCTTCCTGTGATGATCCCCGCTGCAGTTGGTGCCTCGGTAACGCCGATTATATCGCCTATCACGACAATCAATGGGGGGTGCCGCTGCATGACGACCGCGAGCTGTTCGAAATGCTCACTCTCGAAGGGGCCCAGGCTGGTCTGAGCTGGCTGACGATTCTCAAGAAACGCCCCCATTACCGCGAGGCGTTTGCCTATTTCGATATTGCCACGGTTGCCGCCTACACCGACAGCGACATCGCGCGGTTGATGGCCAACCCCGGCATCGTGCGCAACCGGTTGAAAATCACCTCGACCATTCGCAATGCTCGCGGCGTCTTGCGCCTGATCGATGAATTCGGCAGTTTTGACCGTTATTTATGGTCTTTTGTCAATGGCCAACCCATCATCAACCATTGGCAGAATCTCGACGAGGTTCCGGCTCAGACCAGTGAATCCCAGGCGATGAGTCGCGACCTGAAAAAGCGCGGGTTCAACTTTGTCGGTCCGACCATCTGCTACGCATTGATGCAATCCATCGGTATGGTCAACGACCATTTGGTCAGTTGCCCCCGCCATGCCCAGCTCAGCGCACCCGGCATAACACCATGA
- a CDS encoding DUF3024 domain-containing protein, with product MAFSEFELKRIDKVIGGLCRQKTPDTLRDRLRYDYLVRDNDVFITEIRPHWKDPQKKTETGVARLTYVSEKQLWTLSWQRVNLQWAPYEAHFEDRVLDALVKEISEDAFGVFFG from the coding sequence ATGGCATTTTCTGAATTTGAATTAAAACGGATCGACAAAGTGATCGGCGGACTGTGCCGTCAGAAAACTCCGGATACCCTGCGTGATCGGTTACGTTATGACTATCTTGTTCGGGACAACGACGTGTTTATCACAGAGATTCGCCCGCATTGGAAAGATCCACAAAAGAAAACTGAAACCGGCGTTGCGCGGCTTACCTATGTGTCCGAAAAACAACTGTGGACCCTGTCGTGGCAGCGCGTCAATCTGCAATGGGCTCCCTATGAAGCCCATTTTGAAGATCGGGTTCTCGACGCGCTGGTCAAAGAGATCAGTGAAGACGCTTTTGGCGTTTTTTTTGGCTAA
- the modF gene encoding molybdate ABC transporter ATP-binding protein ModF encodes MKIELDNIRVVVRKQPWLHDLSLVISPDEQWAFVGSNGSGKSVLGRVLCAEQPVTSGRCRLNVPAALVSFERLGEVLQFEREHDDSDFLDRVDHGTPVRDFIAADASGDVETLAEALGCQGLLDRGLRFLSTGEMRKVMILQAMVQKPRLLVLDEPFDGLDSQSRHALRILIGRWIEQGGQLVLMVNRFSNLLPQVTHLGYLRDGTLLVQGGREDDYVQNAIQRLNHFDAHQTLQLPECDAPLPLLPDLHGQPLIAMNNVTVRYAEALVLNRLCWQVLPGEHWKISGPNGSGKSTLLSLISGDNPQAYANEIMLFGRAKGSGESVWEIKRHLGQVSALFHQEYRVRVTVLTTVLSGFFDSVGLYQTPNRRQQQIARQWLELLGLEGKANLPFHRLSYGEQRLVLLARAMVKQPRVLILDEPCQGLDEVHRHLVLGLIDYLGRQGRTQLLYVTHHDEDRIPCIQRHLRLVPACGGGFVAEVVS; translated from the coding sequence ATGAAGATTGAACTAGATAATATTCGCGTCGTAGTTCGTAAACAACCGTGGTTACACGACCTCTCTCTGGTGATTTCACCTGATGAGCAATGGGCGTTTGTCGGCAGCAATGGCTCCGGTAAAAGCGTTTTAGGGCGTGTTTTGTGTGCAGAACAGCCGGTAACTTCCGGTCGCTGCCGTTTGAACGTGCCCGCTGCTCTGGTCAGCTTTGAACGGCTGGGTGAGGTGTTGCAGTTTGAACGGGAACATGATGATTCTGATTTTCTCGACCGGGTGGATCACGGGACTCCAGTGCGAGACTTTATCGCTGCCGATGCATCGGGTGACGTAGAAACCTTGGCCGAGGCTCTGGGATGCCAAGGGCTGCTGGATCGTGGGCTGCGTTTTCTTTCCACCGGTGAAATGCGCAAAGTGATGATCCTTCAGGCCATGGTGCAGAAACCCCGCCTGTTGGTGCTGGACGAGCCGTTTGACGGTTTGGATTCGCAGTCGCGTCATGCATTACGCATTCTGATTGGCCGTTGGATCGAGCAGGGGGGACAGCTGGTTCTTATGGTCAACCGTTTCAGCAACCTGTTGCCGCAGGTGACGCATCTGGGGTATCTGCGTGATGGAACACTGCTGGTGCAGGGAGGCCGGGAGGATGATTACGTCCAGAACGCCATCCAACGTCTGAACCATTTTGATGCGCATCAGACGCTGCAACTGCCGGAGTGTGATGCGCCATTGCCGCTGTTGCCCGACCTGCACGGCCAGCCGTTGATTGCCATGAACAACGTCACTGTTCGCTATGCTGAGGCGTTGGTCCTTAACCGGCTGTGCTGGCAGGTGCTGCCGGGCGAACACTGGAAAATTTCCGGTCCGAATGGTTCCGGAAAATCAACTCTGCTCAGCTTGATCAGCGGCGATAATCCCCAGGCCTACGCCAATGAGATTATGCTGTTCGGGCGCGCTAAAGGCAGTGGCGAAAGTGTTTGGGAGATCAAGCGTCATCTCGGACAGGTCTCCGCCTTGTTTCACCAGGAATACCGGGTACGGGTCACGGTTTTGACCACGGTTTTGTCTGGTTTTTTTGACTCCGTGGGCCTTTATCAGACGCCGAACCGTCGTCAGCAACAGATTGCCCGCCAATGGCTGGAGTTGTTGGGATTGGAGGGCAAGGCCAACCTGCCGTTTCATCGCTTGTCCTACGGGGAACAACGTCTGGTCTTACTCGCGCGAGCCATGGTCAAGCAGCCCCGGGTGCTGATTCTTGATGAGCCGTGCCAGGGGCTTGATGAAGTGCATCGCCATCTGGTGCTGGGATTGATTGATTATCTGGGGCGTCAGGGGCGCACTCAGCTGCTGTATGTCACTCACCATGATGAAGATCGCATTCCCTGTATTCAGCGTCATTTGCGGCTGGTCCCTGCCTGCGGTGGTGGTTTTGTGGCTGAGGTGGTGTCGTGA
- a CDS encoding EAL domain-containing protein, with amino-acid sequence MNPFYIFRPRPLKMTTYLMAIAFLFAVLFIVLLSGYSYLDNRKTVVVEIRKNARHNQRMIEAVLEQHVKTLDTALKNASQIVAKLDSESNPVASHQAITRSLMAFYERDPGGALDLLCLKLNDGTTIDVTSPFFASPQLQHTLTTNPPGLTYCTETDTVLLKQQEKITALSSGKIIGTIYAATVVNDNLALLQELEQRITAEAISLQWNNQPVLGHDRSAMAPLHSGDKFVPEGLPRQHGDFFYVNSRLTINNQSSELLVTQKLSGDLLAQLNESLRQGILSVFFATLISASGVIIIFRYLTKRSLNTVLQITEAAFRNTEPVRYKSTLVSEFNILGHSIVDLDHQRKESEKQLLLSSSVFDNAVEGIVITNLDGIIEQVNPACEAMSGYRREELIGETPRIFKSDHHGPTFYQQMWQGLTEGGRWEGEVWNRRKNGEVYPLNVSISRCTNSAGVPSHYVAIFHDISEIKRSEEKLEHQAYHDALTCLPNRKLFHDRLSVAVAHARQHATKLAIIYLDIDNFKNINDSLGHHYGDKLLQQISERLLSCTRQEDTTARLGGDEFIILMPEIEDPHDITVLCRRILKHLELPHSLSGRDYTVNVSMGVTVFPNDADTPEDLIKNADIAMYRAKEAGKNGYQLFTTAMQETIMQRIELESRLSDALHHNEFVLFYQPQVDLENEQVVGAEALIRWQKPEGQLVYPDEFIPIAEESGLITQIDHWVLKAACRQANQWREQSGHNFKMSVNLSSNQFAKDQKLVQRVKDVLNNTGLPAECLTLEVTENAVMSDTTSAIAIMTQLTALGVSIAIDDFGTGYSSLSYVKNFPARYLKIDRSFVKDIPGDSDDVAIAASIISLGRNLNMEVIAEGVEEQAQVDFLKQHRCQQVQGYFYGKPCTAEFFEKQFFQ; translated from the coding sequence ATGAACCCTTTTTACATCTTTCGCCCCCGCCCACTGAAGATGACCACGTACCTGATGGCCATCGCCTTTTTGTTTGCGGTGTTATTTATTGTTCTCCTGTCCGGGTACAGCTATCTGGACAATCGCAAAACAGTTGTCGTCGAAATCCGCAAAAACGCCCGTCACAATCAGCGCATGATTGAGGCGGTGCTTGAACAACACGTCAAAACACTGGATACGGCTTTAAAAAATGCCTCCCAGATCGTGGCCAAACTCGATTCAGAATCTAACCCTGTGGCCAGCCACCAAGCCATCACCCGCAGCCTGATGGCATTTTATGAACGGGACCCCGGCGGAGCGCTCGACCTGCTCTGTTTAAAGCTGAACGACGGCACAACGATTGACGTCACATCGCCTTTTTTTGCATCACCGCAACTCCAGCATACGCTAACGACCAATCCGCCCGGACTGACATACTGCACTGAAACCGATACAGTGCTCCTCAAGCAGCAGGAAAAAATTACCGCCCTGTCATCAGGCAAAATCATCGGTACCATTTACGCCGCCACTGTGGTCAATGACAACCTGGCGTTGCTGCAAGAACTTGAACAACGGATCACGGCTGAAGCCATCAGCCTGCAGTGGAACAATCAGCCGGTGTTAGGCCATGACAGAAGCGCAATGGCCCCGCTTCACTCTGGAGACAAATTCGTCCCGGAAGGATTACCCCGGCAACACGGTGATTTTTTCTATGTGAACAGCCGGCTGACCATCAACAATCAGAGCAGCGAGCTGCTGGTAACCCAGAAACTCTCCGGCGATCTGCTCGCACAACTCAACGAATCGTTACGTCAGGGTATTCTCTCGGTCTTTTTCGCCACGTTGATTTCCGCCAGTGGTGTCATCATTATCTTTCGCTACCTGACCAAGCGCTCTCTGAATACTGTACTGCAAATAACTGAAGCCGCATTTCGCAATACGGAACCAGTCCGCTACAAATCGACTCTGGTTTCCGAATTCAATATTCTTGGTCATTCCATTGTTGACCTTGACCATCAGCGCAAAGAATCAGAAAAACAGCTGTTGTTGTCTTCGAGCGTATTTGACAATGCCGTTGAAGGCATTGTCATCACCAACCTTGACGGCATCATTGAACAGGTCAACCCGGCCTGTGAAGCCATGTCGGGTTACCGCCGCGAAGAACTGATCGGCGAAACTCCGCGTATTTTCAAATCGGATCATCATGGCCCCACATTCTATCAACAGATGTGGCAGGGGCTGACCGAAGGAGGACGGTGGGAAGGAGAAGTGTGGAACCGGCGAAAAAACGGCGAAGTCTATCCGTTAAATGTCTCCATCTCACGCTGTACCAATTCTGCCGGAGTACCCAGCCATTACGTGGCGATTTTTCACGATATTTCGGAAATCAAACGCAGCGAGGAAAAGCTTGAGCATCAGGCCTATCATGACGCCTTAACCTGCCTTCCCAATCGCAAACTGTTTCATGACCGGTTAAGTGTTGCGGTTGCCCATGCTCGGCAGCATGCCACCAAACTGGCTATCATCTATCTCGACATCGACAACTTTAAAAATATCAACGACTCGCTCGGCCACCATTATGGCGACAAACTTCTTCAGCAGATCAGCGAACGTCTGCTCAGTTGCACACGCCAGGAAGATACCACCGCTCGACTTGGCGGTGATGAATTTATCATTCTCATGCCCGAGATTGAGGACCCGCACGACATCACGGTCCTGTGTCGACGGATCCTCAAACATCTGGAGCTGCCACACTCCCTGTCAGGGCGCGACTACACGGTGAATGTCAGTATGGGGGTCACAGTGTTCCCCAATGATGCCGACACCCCGGAAGATTTAATCAAAAATGCCGACATTGCCATGTACCGTGCCAAGGAGGCAGGCAAAAACGGTTACCAACTGTTTACCACCGCCATGCAAGAAACCATCATGCAGAGAATTGAACTCGAATCCCGGCTCAGTGACGCTCTACACCATAATGAGTTCGTCCTGTTTTATCAGCCACAGGTGGATCTGGAAAACGAGCAGGTCGTTGGTGCAGAGGCCTTGATCCGCTGGCAGAAACCGGAAGGTCAACTGGTGTATCCGGATGAATTCATCCCCATTGCCGAAGAGTCGGGCCTGATCACTCAAATTGACCACTGGGTTCTCAAGGCCGCCTGCCGACAGGCCAATCAATGGCGCGAACAGAGTGGCCATAATTTCAAAATGTCCGTAAACCTCTCATCCAACCAGTTCGCCAAAGACCAGAAACTGGTTCAACGGGTGAAAGACGTTCTGAACAACACCGGACTGCCTGCGGAATGTCTGACTCTGGAGGTCACCGAAAATGCCGTTATGAGCGATACCACATCCGCCATTGCCATCATGACACAGCTCACCGCATTGGGCGTCAGCATTGCCATTGACGACTTCGGCACCGGCTACTCCTCACTGAGCTATGTCAAAAATTTCCCGGCGCGCTACCTTAAAATCGACCGCTCATTTGTCAAAGATATCCCCGGTGATTCCGATGATGTCGCCATCGCCGCCTCCATCATCTCTCTTGGACGCAACCTCAACATGGAGGTAATCGCTGAAGGGGTGGAAGAGCAGGCCCAGGTCGACTTTCTCAAACAACATCGCTGTCAGCAGGTGCAGGGTTACTTTTACGGGAAACCCTGTACGGCAGAATTCTTCGAGAAACAATTTTTCCAGTAG
- a CDS encoding substrate-binding domain-containing protein — protein sequence MDRRLPAIKTILILLLLWNLTCTAQAADALAFSQSVATAPVIFQGGLHKPVKIITIYPDQQASDYWRRNLVSMTARLKELNIRYKWTHFSSQPRQTRLQEHQLAEALKLKPDFLVINIDSPRIRKLLGRVLYRGTPKIIVANQTIPNSQWQDYPPLLYTGFDHEEGSRLLATHLFDTYGNDARYAIICGTRGQVSKLRTQGFLQVAKDRHASLPVVEFFTDQTPNRIYQAASDIINSDNQVDFIFCTTTDIALNTSRALKDLGRKKAISINGWGGGDKELEALQQGDLALTVMRMNDDSGVSIAEAIKFVLEDRQQQIPQLFCGNMKLLSAANLCQIEDLKKQAFRYSEAQ from the coding sequence ATGGATCGAAGACTTCCTGCCATAAAAACAATTCTGATACTACTGTTGCTGTGGAACCTCACCTGTACAGCCCAGGCGGCTGACGCTTTGGCGTTCTCGCAAAGCGTTGCAACAGCCCCGGTCATTTTTCAGGGGGGTCTCCATAAGCCGGTAAAAATCATCACCATTTATCCAGACCAACAAGCGTCCGATTACTGGCGACGTAACCTGGTTAGCATGACGGCACGCCTTAAAGAACTGAACATTCGTTATAAATGGACCCATTTTTCAAGCCAACCGCGTCAAACCCGACTCCAGGAACACCAACTGGCCGAAGCATTAAAGCTAAAACCGGATTTTCTGGTGATCAACATTGATTCCCCCCGCATCAGAAAGTTACTGGGCCGCGTTCTTTATCGTGGTACGCCGAAAATCATTGTCGCGAACCAGACCATCCCCAACAGCCAGTGGCAGGACTATCCGCCACTGCTGTACACCGGCTTCGACCATGAAGAAGGCTCACGGTTGCTGGCAACCCATCTGTTTGACACCTACGGCAATGACGCACGTTATGCCATCATCTGTGGCACCCGTGGTCAGGTTAGCAAACTCAGAACACAAGGGTTTCTTCAGGTTGCGAAGGATCGCCACGCTTCGCTGCCCGTGGTGGAGTTTTTTACCGACCAGACACCGAACAGAATTTATCAGGCCGCCAGCGACATCATTAACAGCGACAACCAGGTGGACTTCATTTTTTGCACCACGACGGATATCGCATTAAACACCAGCCGGGCACTGAAAGATCTCGGCCGAAAAAAAGCCATCTCCATCAATGGCTGGGGAGGAGGAGATAAGGAACTCGAAGCACTGCAACAAGGCGACCTTGCGTTAACGGTGATGCGCATGAACGACGATAGCGGCGTTTCCATTGCCGAAGCGATTAAATTTGTACTTGAAGATCGACAGCAACAGATTCCTCAGCTATTCTGCGGGAATATGAAACTTCTCTCCGCCGCAAACTTGTGTCAGATTGAGGATCTCAAGAAACAGGCGTTTCGCTACTCGGAGGCGCAATGA
- a CDS encoding multiheme c-type cytochrome: MNHLLGSRYTIILVVLLVVVTTTTTFAEQGVISDNTQECLDCHTTVTPGIVADWQKSRHSHTTPQDAFALPEIERRMSTSQVDETLRTVVIGCAECHTMNADQHEKDRFEHNGFVIHTVVSPSDCATCHPVEVEDFSHNLMSQAYANLMDNPVYKVMVDNTNGLATFNGASFHHEGADDMSNADSCLACHGTIVQVTGSESRETDMGEMDFPTLSNWPNAGVGRINPDGSKGACASCHMRHQFSIEVARKPYTCAECHKGPDVPAYKVYSVSVHGNIQKSVDKYWDYKAVPWTVGEDFTAPTCAACHVSELVNSDGELLAKRSHRMTDRLPWRIFGLPYAHPHPIHADTSTIVNKAGLTLPTELSGEPVTSALISADEMAVRTTNMKNVCSGCHAQQWVNGHFDRLDRAIETSNHMTLQATKVLNTAWEEGLAQGLPQGANPFDEAIEIKWIEQWLFFGNSVRFATAMGGVDYGVFADGRWTQAKNLQEMADYLKFLRAGQEKK, from the coding sequence ATGAATCATCTGTTAGGATCGCGTTACACAATCATACTGGTAGTGCTGCTGGTTGTGGTAACCACCACAACAACGTTTGCTGAACAGGGTGTTATCAGTGACAACACTCAGGAATGTCTCGACTGCCACACCACCGTGACACCGGGGATCGTTGCGGACTGGCAAAAAAGCCGTCACTCTCACACGACACCACAAGACGCTTTTGCCTTGCCGGAGATCGAACGACGCATGTCAACATCCCAAGTTGACGAAACGCTTCGCACAGTGGTGATCGGTTGCGCCGAATGTCATACCATGAATGCGGACCAGCACGAAAAAGACCGTTTTGAACACAATGGTTTCGTCATTCACACCGTGGTCTCCCCGAGTGATTGTGCCACCTGCCATCCGGTGGAAGTGGAAGACTTCTCCCACAACCTGATGTCCCAGGCATATGCCAACCTGATGGATAATCCCGTTTATAAGGTGATGGTCGATAATACCAATGGTCTCGCCACCTTCAACGGAGCCAGCTTTCATCATGAAGGCGCTGATGACATGAGCAACGCCGACTCCTGTCTGGCCTGTCACGGTACCATTGTTCAAGTAACCGGCAGCGAATCGCGTGAAACCGATATGGGGGAAATGGACTTCCCGACGTTAAGCAACTGGCCCAATGCCGGGGTTGGCCGCATCAACCCGGATGGCAGCAAAGGGGCCTGTGCCTCCTGCCATATGCGTCATCAATTTTCGATTGAAGTCGCGCGCAAACCCTACACCTGTGCCGAATGCCACAAAGGCCCGGATGTCCCGGCGTATAAAGTCTATTCCGTCAGCGTCCACGGCAATATTCAGAAATCCGTCGACAAATACTGGGATTACAAAGCCGTTCCCTGGACCGTCGGTGAAGACTTTACCGCTCCGACCTGTGCGGCCTGCCATGTCAGTGAACTGGTCAACAGCGATGGAGAGCTGCTTGCCAAACGTTCCCACCGCATGACCGACCGGTTGCCGTGGCGTATTTTCGGTCTGCCTTATGCGCACCCGCACCCCATCCACGCCGACACCTCCACCATTGTCAACAAAGCTGGCCTGACTCTGCCGACTGAGCTGAGCGGCGAACCGGTAACATCTGCCCTGATCTCTGCTGACGAGATGGCGGTGCGCACCACCAACATGAAAAACGTCTGCTCAGGTTGCCATGCACAGCAATGGGTGAATGGCCACTTTGACCGCCTGGATCGCGCCATTGAAACGTCAAATCATATGACACTTCAGGCAACCAAGGTTCTCAACACCGCCTGGGAAGAAGGTCTGGCCCAAGGCCTTCCCCAGGGAGCCAACCCGTTTGATGAAGCGATCGAAATAAAGTGGATCGAGCAGTGGCTGTTCTTCGGCAACTCGGTCCGTTTTGCCACAGCGATGGGTGGTGTTGATTACGGGGTATTTGCCGATGGACGCTGGACCCAGGCAAAAAATCTGCAGGAAATGGCTGATTATCTGAAATTCCTGCGCGCCGGGCAGGAAAAGAAATAG
- a CDS encoding ATP-binding protein: MLSFFRRQISLKVVLPLIAVLAVLMVVFGVYVVRERTQAVERLLLTKARNLVLVGATTMEMLLTEAVKNGELTHDELFDTAYQPITEGPLSGTDPPKFHTRYDRYFDNHFQELFDRFAMEDPSVVFALLADRNGYVPTHNQRYSQPLTGDVIHDRNNNRTKRIFDDPVGLKAVRFLGNDQQSVLRQIYERDTGEVMWDLSAPVIVDGQHWGAFRLGLLLAETEHSIIRMRKTIFISTLLMLLVSSLTIVLVVRRILQPLLSMTQSVEHLADGKIYQGFQMDSNDEIGKLIKAFNKMSSQLQQTTVSRDYYDCIVESMREAMMIISSEGLIKSANQSTCALLGYSCEELVDQPVEMILPSNWQKGAFNINDFSKPTLLMDKKDRGCFFLIAKSGKKIAVSLSSSPMLDDDGGVLSLIWVAQDITQRREMERRLQQAFEESWAMAENLEEQNLVLSKSQQKLEEAYAELKASQLIILQQEKMASVGLLAAGMAHEVNNPIGFINSNLNSLKKYLEKMLSFIEAQEKALNEFPDSEGKQEVAVLRKKLKLDFLLEDCRELIDESLNGAERVRNLVQNLKTFSRADQAEEAKVDLNDCLESTISIIWNELKYKVTLNRDYGELPLTLCYGQKMNQVFMNILVNAAHSIDKQGEITIKTRHEDEHIRIWITDTGCGIPEENLKKIFEPFYTTKEVGTGTGLGMSIAYEIIEQHQGKIYVTSEVGVGTTFMIDLPVVE, encoded by the coding sequence ATGTTGTCTTTCTTTCGTCGCCAGATTTCGCTAAAGGTTGTGTTACCGCTGATTGCGGTGTTGGCGGTGCTGATGGTTGTTTTTGGTGTTTATGTTGTCCGCGAACGCACCCAGGCTGTTGAACGTCTTCTGCTGACGAAAGCGCGCAATCTGGTTCTGGTGGGGGCGACAACCATGGAGATGCTTCTTACCGAAGCGGTTAAAAACGGCGAATTGACCCATGACGAATTGTTTGATACCGCTTATCAGCCGATTACGGAAGGACCTTTGTCCGGCACCGATCCGCCTAAGTTTCATACCCGCTATGATCGCTATTTTGATAACCACTTTCAGGAGCTGTTTGATCGCTTTGCCATGGAAGACCCTTCGGTGGTGTTTGCCCTTCTGGCTGACCGCAATGGCTATGTGCCGACCCACAACCAACGTTATTCGCAACCTCTCACCGGTGACGTGATCCATGACCGCAATAATAATCGCACCAAGCGGATTTTCGACGATCCGGTGGGATTGAAAGCGGTGCGCTTTCTCGGCAATGACCAGCAATCGGTGTTGCGGCAAATCTATGAGCGCGACACCGGAGAAGTGATGTGGGATCTTTCCGCGCCGGTGATTGTTGACGGACAGCATTGGGGCGCGTTTCGCCTGGGTTTGTTATTGGCGGAGACGGAACACTCCATTATCCGCATGCGTAAAACGATCTTTATCTCAACGCTGCTGATGTTGCTGGTGTCGTCTTTGACTATTGTGCTGGTGGTGCGGCGCATTCTGCAACCGTTGTTGAGTATGACCCAGAGTGTTGAGCACCTTGCCGATGGCAAGATTTATCAGGGGTTCCAGATGGATTCCAATGATGAGATCGGCAAGCTGATCAAGGCGTTTAACAAAATGTCGAGCCAGTTGCAGCAAACAACCGTGTCGCGCGATTACTACGATTGCATTGTTGAGTCGATGCGTGAAGCGATGATGATTATCTCCAGTGAAGGGCTGATTAAGAGCGCCAACCAGTCTACCTGCGCGTTATTGGGTTACAGCTGTGAAGAGTTGGTGGACCAACCGGTCGAGATGATTTTGCCGAGCAACTGGCAAAAAGGGGCATTCAATATCAACGATTTCAGCAAGCCCACTCTGCTGATGGATAAGAAAGATCGGGGATGTTTCTTTCTTATCGCCAAAAGCGGAAAAAAAATAGCGGTTTCTCTGTCAAGCTCGCCAATGCTGGATGATGACGGCGGTGTCTTGTCGTTAATCTGGGTCGCTCAGGACATTACGCAACGTCGTGAGATGGAGCGCCGTTTGCAACAGGCGTTTGAAGAGTCCTGGGCCATGGCGGAGAATCTTGAGGAGCAAAATCTTGTCTTATCCAAAAGTCAGCAGAAGCTCGAAGAGGCTTATGCGGAGCTGAAAGCCTCTCAATTGATCATCCTCCAACAGGAAAAGATGGCTTCAGTCGGTTTGCTGGCTGCCGGTATGGCCCATGAAGTTAACAATCCGATCGGCTTTATCAACAGCAACCTGAATTCGTTGAAAAAATACCTCGAAAAAATGTTGTCTTTTATTGAAGCTCAGGAAAAGGCATTGAACGAATTTCCCGACAGTGAGGGGAAACAGGAAGTGGCTGTGCTGCGCAAAAAACTCAAACTCGACTTTTTGCTTGAGGATTGTCGTGAATTGATTGATGAGTCACTCAATGGTGCTGAGCGAGTGCGCAATCTGGTGCAGAATCTGAAAACGTTTTCGCGTGCTGATCAGGCCGAAGAGGCCAAAGTTGATTTGAATGATTGCCTGGAGAGCACCATCAGCATTATCTGGAATGAACTGAAATACAAGGTCACTCTCAATCGCGATTATGGTGAACTGCCTCTGACCTTGTGTTACGGACAAAAAATGAATCAGGTGTTTATGAATATCCTTGTCAATGCGGCGCATTCCATTGACAAGCAAGGGGAAATTACCATCAAGACCCGTCATGAAGATGAGCATATCCGTATCTGGATAACCGACACCGGGTGTGGCATTCCTGAAGAGAATCTCAAAAAGATCTTTGAACCGTTCTATACCACCAAAGAGGTCGGGACCGGCACAGGTTTGGGCATGAGTATCGCCTATGAAATTATTGAGCAGCACCAAGGCAAAATCTATGTGACCAGTGAGGTGGGGGTCGGCACCACCTTTATGATTGATCTGCCGGTGGTTGAGTAG